In Brassica rapa cultivar Chiifu-401-42 chromosome A06, CAAS_Brap_v3.01, whole genome shotgun sequence, a single window of DNA contains:
- the LOC103872602 gene encoding transcription factor BEE 1, whose amino-acid sequence MANFENLSSEFQTIAMDIYSSMTQAADLNNNNNISSNLQFQTFPPFSTCLDSLFLHHRHPQQLLDLPGKYPGSDNNLSTTSTLYHSSHNNVDETKKRKALLQPLSSSENSSVSDQLNINTTETGCSRRGKRLKKKNQEEEKEREVVHVRARRGQATDSHSLAERVRRGKINERLRCLQDIVPGCYKSMGMATMLDEIINYVQSLQNQVELLSMKLTAASSFYDFNSETDAVDSMQRAKAREAVEMGRQTRDGNPVLHLSAWSL is encoded by the exons ATGGCGAATTTCGAGAACCTATCTTCCGAGTTTCAGACAATAGCCATGGATATATATTCTTCCATGACTCAAGCTGCAGATCTAAATAATAACAACAACATTAGCAGTAACCTTCAGTTTCAAACGTTTCCTCCTTTCTCCACTTGTCTCGACTCTCTCTTCCTTCATCATCGTCATCCACAACAACTACTTGATCTTCCCGGGAAATATCCAGGCAGTGATAATAATCTCTCCACGACTTCAACTTTGTATCATTCCAGTCACAACAACGTCGACGAGACCAAGAAGAGAAAAGCTTTGTTACAACCTTTGTCTTCATCGGAGAACAGTAGCGTCTCTGATCAGCTGAATATCAATACCACCGAAACT GGTTGTTCGAGAAGAGGTAagaggttgaagaagaagaatcaagaagaagagaaagagagagaagttgTTCATGTTAGAGCCAGAAGAGGCCAAGCCACTGATAGCCACAGCTTAGCAGAGAGG GTTCGGCGAGGGAAAATTAACGAGAGATTGAGATGCTTGCAAGATATTGTTCCCGGATGTTATAAG AGTATGGGAATGGCTACGATGCTTGACGAGATTATAAATTATGTCCAGTCTCTACAAAATCAAGTCGAG CTTCTCTCGATGAAACTCACTGCTGCAAGCTCGTTTTATGACTTCAACTCAGAGACCGATGCTGTTGATTCCATGCAG AGAGCAAAGGCTCGTGAGGCAGTGGAGATGGGGAGACAAACAAGAGATGGGAACCCTGTCCTCCATTTATCAGCATGGTCCCTTTGA